The genomic stretch CACCTCGGTGGGCCCCACTTCGGTGAGCTGGCTGAGGTTGTAGTTGCAGCCCGCACGGAAGTTCTGGGTCATCCGCTCCAGGGTGCGGCGCGGCCCGATGAGCCGCAGCAGCCGCAGCATCGCGGCGCCGGTGAGCGTGCGCGAGTAGCCCACCAGCAGCTGGCGGCCCAGCTGGTGGTAGGCCTGCTCGTGCGAGCCGTGTGGCCACAGCAGCTCCGCCGTGAGCTGCAGGAAGCGGTTCCAGTCGGCGCGCCGGTAGGTGGGCAGCAGCGGCCGCGCGAGGTCCAGGCCCGCGTCCGCGAGCCGCGCGCGCAGCTCCGGCGTCACCTGCCCCTTGAGCCCCACGTGGAAGAGCCCCTCCACGGCGTGGTCGAACACCAGCTCGGGCTCACCGGGCCCCGGCGTGCTCCTCCTCAGCTCCTCGACGCTGCGGCTCTGCGGGTACATGCCTCAGGCTTCCCAGCGCACGCGGTAGGTGCAGCCCTCCTCGTCGCGCGCGTGCACGGTGATGCTGCGCTCGGCCACGCCCACCAGCTCCAGCACCATGTCCACGATGCCGGCCACGTAGGAGGGGTGCAGGGTGGGCTCGTTCATCCACAGCAGCACCTCGCGCGGGCCCAGCTCCGTCACCTTGCACAGGTTGTAGTTGCCCCCGGAGCGGAAGTTCTGGGTCATCCGGTCCAGCGTGCGGCGCGGGCCGATGAGGCGCAGCAGGCGGATGATGGCGCCGCCCATCAGCGTGCGCGAGTAGCCCAGGAGCAGCTGGCGGCCCAGCTGGTGGTAGGCCTGCTCGGGCGTCTCGTCGGGCCACAGCGTCTCGGCCGTCACCTGGATGAAGCGGTTCCAGGCAGCGCGCGGGTAGGCGGGCAGCAGCGGGCGCGAGAGGTCCAGCCCCGCGTCCTTGAGGCGCGCCTGCAGGGGCGGCGTCACCTGCCCCTTGAGGCCCACGTGGAACAGCCCCTCCACGGCGTGCTGGAACACCAGCTCGGCCTCGCCGGGCCGGAGGCTGGCGCGCTTCGACGAGGTGCCGGACGAGGCTCCGGAGGAGGCGTTCGGGGAGGCGTTGCCCTGGGTCTGCGGGTGCATGCGCCGCACTCTACCTCAAGCCGGGCCCGGGACCGGCCGACCTGCACCTCCGGGGGGGACGAGCAGGCAGGGGGCGGGCGCCGTCCCCGGGCGCGGCGCGCGCCGGGCCACTAGGATTCGCCCCATGCGACACACGAGCAAGACGGCCGCAAGCGCCCTGCTGGCGCTGGGCCTGGCCTGCGCCCACCCCGCCGCTGACGCACCGCAGGAGGCGGGCGCCTCCGGGGGCGGCGCGCCCGAGGCGCTGCAGGCGCTGGCGATGCGCGGGGTGATGGACTTCTACGGCGTGGGCTTCGGGCGCGGGCTGCTGGTCTGCGTGTCCCTCTGCGAGCAGGGGCGCTGCGCGTCGCCCTCGCCCCAGTTCGTCGCCCGCTTCGAGCACGAGCAGTACCGCGTGAACGAGCCCGGCTACTGCACCTGGCGCGACGGGCGCGTCACCTACTCGGGCCGCGCCTCGGCGCAGCTGGGCGCCCAGCAGCTGAGCCTGCGCACCCCGCCGCGCGGCGCGCTCTACCTGGACCTCTGGCCCGCCGAGGGCTGCGCGCAGGGCACCTGCACCGTGCCCGCGAAGCTCACCGTGGGCGCCGGCACCACGCGCGGCCTCAGCGTGCTGCTCGAGAAGCAGCGCGCCGACTGGCGCGTGCGCCAGGTGCGCGAGCTGCGGCTCGCCTCGCAGTAGCGCCGGGGCAGCGGGCGCTCAGGCCGCGCGGCGCGCGAGGCGCTCGCGCACCACGGCCTTCACCTCGCCGGGGTCGAAGGGCTTGGCCACCACGCGGCCCGCCACCTGCTCGAGGAAGCGGCGCGCCTCGGGGGTGAACGCGCCGCCGGTGACGAAGACGACGCGCCCCTGCAGCGCGGGCTGCACGTGACCCAGCGCCTCCCAGAAGTCGCGCCCGCTCATCTCCGGCATCATCACGTCGCAGAAGACGAGGTCGAAGTGCTCGCCGGCCACCAGCCGCTCCAGCGCGGTGCGCGCGCTGGTGACGGCCTCCGCGTGGTGCTCGGTGCCCAGCAGGCGCACGAGGCTCTTGGCCACCAGGGGCTCGTCGTCCACCACCAGGATGCGCCCGCGCGGGCCCGGCGCGCTGGGCACCGGCACGGGGCGCGCGGGCTGCTCGTCGGTGGCCGCGGGCAGCACCACGCGGAACAGGGAGCCCTCTCCCGGGCGGCTCTCCACGTGGATGTCGCCGCCCAGCCCGGTGACGATGCTGTGGCAGATGGAGAGCCCCAGCCCCGTGCCCTCGCCCACCGGCTTGGTGGTGAAGAAGGGGTCGAAGATGAGCTTCAGGTTCTCCGGCGGGATGCCGCAGCCGCTGTCCCTCACCTCCACCACGGCGCGCCCGGCCGCGTCCGTGGAGGTGCGCACGGAGATCTCGTTCTGGTCCGCCGCGCCCTCGCGGATCGCCTGCGCGGCGTTCACCACGAGGTTGAGGAACACCTGGCCCAGCTTCGCCTCGCTGGCCATCACGTAGGGCACCTCGCCCAGCTCCTTGCGCAGCCGGGCGCGGTGGCGCACCTCGTTGTTCGCCATGGACAGCGAGCTCTCGAGCACCGGGCGCAGGTCGATGCGGCTGGGCGTCTCGCCGCCGCGGCTGAAGGTCTTCAGGTCCTTCACGATGTGCTTCACGCGGTCCGCACCGTGGCAGGCCTCGTCCAGTGCCTGGGCCACCTCGCGCACCTCGTCCAGCTCCAGCGTGCGGCCCGCCTCGAGCGCCTTCTCCCAGGCGCGCAGCTCCACCGCGCCGTAGCGCAGGTTGCTCACCACGAAGGCGAGCGGGTTGTTGATCTCGTGCGCGACGCCGGCCGCGAGCGTGCCCACGCTGGCCATGCGGTCGCTCAGCCGCAGCCGCGCCTCCATCTGCTGCGCCTGGGTCACGTCGCGCGCCACGGAGACGTAGGCGGCGCGCCCGCCGAAGGTGAGGGGCACGCCGCTCAGCTCCACCACGGCCACGCTGCCGTCGCGCCGCCGCAGCCGCGCCTCCTGCACCCCCGGGGCCCGCTCGCGCGCCTCGGCCTCGTCCTCCGGCAGGCGGTGGGCGTGCAGCGGCTGGCCCTGCAGGTCGCGCAGCCGCTCGTAGCCGAGCAGGCGCAGCGCCGCGTCGTTCGCGTAGGTGGCGCGCTCGTCCACGTACACCGTGACGGCGATGGGCAGCTGCTCGATGAGCCGGCGCAGGCTCTCCTCGATCTCGGCGCTCTCCTCCGCCACGCGGATGAGGGCGCGGTTGGCCTCCGCGAGCTCGCCGGTGCGCTCCTCCACCCGCTCGGTGAGCTCGCGCTCGCGCTCGCGCAGCTGCCGCACGCGCAGCCGGAAGGCGAGCGCCACCAGCCCCGCGAGCGCGAGCAGCGCCGCGCCCCAGAAGGCCGGCGTCTCGAGCAGGCGCGGGCGGCGGCGGAAGGCGAAGGTGGCCTCCACCGGGGCGGCCTGCGCGCCGGCCCCGCCCGCGCGCTCCAGCATCACCCGGAAGCGGTACTGGCCCGCGGGCAGGTTCGTGTAGAAGGCCTGCCGCCGGCTCCCCGCGTCCACCCAGTCCGGGTCGTAGCCCTCCAGCTTGTAGCGGTAGCGCACGCGCTCGGGGTCCACGAAGGTGAGCGCCGCGTAGTGCAGCTCGATGTCCGGCGCCTCGCCGCTCAGGCCCCCCTGCGCCTCCACCGGGTGGCCGCCGCTGAGCACCTGCTCGATGACGAGCGGCGGCGTGGGCAGCGGCCGCACCTGGCGCGCCGGGTCGATGCGCACCGCGCCGGAGATGGTGGGAAACCACAGCGCGCCGTCGCGCGCGCGCAGGCTCGCCGCGCGGCTCGCGCTGTTGCACTCCACCGCGCGCAGGCCGTCCGAGCGGCCGAAGGTCTCCGAGTGCACGCGCTCGCGCGTCCCCGCGAGCACCTCCTCCAGCTCCGCCTTCGCCACGCGCGCGATGCCGTGGTTGCTGCTCAGCCACAGGCTGCCCTGGCCGTCGTCCAGCACCGAGAGGATGTGCGGGTCGAAGAGCCCCTCCTTCACCCCCACGCTGCGCAGCACGCCCCGCTCCAGCCGCACCAGCCCCTGCTCCGTGCCCAGCCAGAGCACGCCCGGGCGCTCGCGGTCCTGCGCGAGCGCGCCCACGCTGCGCCCCGCGAGCCCCTCCTTCGGGCCGTAGCTCTCCACCACCCGGCCGCCGTCCTGGCCCGGGTCGAAGCGCACCAGCCCCGCGGGAGTGCCCAGCCACAGGCCGCCCTCGGGCGCATCGAGGATGTGGTTCACGCCGTTGCGCGAGATGCCGGCCGCGGCGCCGTACACCGTGAAGCGGCCGCTCTTCGCCTCCAGCCGCGCGAGCGCCACGTCGGTGCCGAACCAGAGGTCCCCCCGCGGGTCCTCGTGCACGTAGAAGACGAGCTCGCTGGGCAGCCCGTCCTTCGTGCCGTAGCGCCGGAAGTGCTCGCCGTCGAAGCGCGCCGCGCCCTGGCTGGTGGCCACCCACAGCCCGCCCTCGCGGTCCTCGGAGAGGCCGAACACGATGCCGTTGGGCACGCCCTGCGCCTCGCCGTAGCGCGTGAGCTGGCCGTCCTTCAGCCGGTGCAGCCCCGCGTCCTCCGTGCCCAGCCACACCGCGCCCGCGCGGTCCTCGTACACGCTCCACACCACGTCGTGCGCGAGCCCCTCGGGCGTCCCCAGCACCTGCACCCGCGCCTCGCGCAGCTGGTGCACGCCGCCCGGGGAGGTGCCCACCCAGAGGCTGTGCTCGCGGTCCTCGTAGAGCGCGCTGACGAACATGCGGCCCAGCGCGGGGCTGCCGGCCTGAGCGAACTGGCCCGCGTGCCGGCGCAGCACGCCGCCGTCCTCGGTGCCCACCCACAGGTCGCCGCTGCTGTCCTCGAGCAGCCGGCTCACCTTGCGCCCGGCGAGCGCCGCCACGGGCGTGAAGCGCGCCTCGCCCGGCGCCAGGCGGTAGAGCCCGTCGCGCGCGCCTGCCCACAGCACGCCCTGCGCGTCCGCGAGCAGCGCCTCCACCTGCAGCGAGCCCAGCCCGGCGGCCGCGCCGAGCCGCTCGAGCGCCGGCGCCGCGCCCGAGCCGTTCGAACCCCCCGGCGTCAGCCGCACCACGCCGCCCGAGCGCGTGCCCACCCAGAGCACGCCGCCGGGCCCCTGCGCGAGCGAGGACACGTCGTCCTGCGCGAGCCCCTCCACGTACTGGAAGGTCTCGCCCACCCGGTGCGCGAGCCCGTGGTCGGTGGCCACCCACAGCCCGCCGTCCGCCGCCGGGAGGAAGGCCTGCACGCTGTCGTCCGCGCCCCCGGGGTTGGTGGGCAGCGCGTGGAAGCGCCCGCCCTCGTAGCGCACGAGGCCGCAGCCCTCCGTGCCCACCCACAGCCGCGCCCCTTCCGCGTACAGCGCGAGCACGTCGTTGCAGGGCAGGCCGCGCGCGGTGTCGAACACCTCCCAGCGCGCGCCGTCGAAGCGCGCGAGCCCCTCCTGCGTGCCCACCCAGAGGTAGCCGTCCTGCGTCTGCGCCACCGCCGCGACGCCGTTCTGCGGCAGCCCCTCGTCCTGCGTCCACGAGCGCTGCAGCAAGGGCAGCGAGGTGGAGGGCAGCGCGCGGGCCTGCAGCGGAGGCTGCGGCGCGGGCAACGCGAGGAGCACGGCGGCGACGAGCGACGGCAGGAGAGACGCCATGGGGAGGCCGCCCCGGGGAAGGCGGAGCTGGACAGTAGCACGCGGCCCTCGGCGCCCTGAAGACGGGGCCCGCCTCCCTCCTTGCCCTACAGCAGCGCGGGCGGCACGGTGTCCACCGGTGGGAGCGGGTGCGCTGTTAGGGTGCACGCCGACATGGCCTCCTCCTCTCTCACCCTGCTCGCCGGCCCCGCGGCGCTCACCCTGCTGCGCGAGCGCTCGCTGCGCGCCGAGGACGTGGACGTGGTGCCCGGCGCCTCCGGCGGCCCCAAGTGGCTCGTGCTCTCGGGGCTGGACCGCATGCTCTTCGGCGAGCTGCTGCAGGCCCCGCGCACCCGGCCCCTGCACCTCATCGGCTCCTCCATCGGCAGCTGGCGCCTCGCCTGCCTCGCGCAGAAGGACCCCGTCGCGGCGCTCGACCGCTTCGAGGCCGCGTACGTCGAGCAGCGCTACCCGCCCAAGCCCTCGCCCGCGCTCGTCACCGAGACGAGCGCGCGCATCCTCGAGCAGCTGCTGGGCCCGAGCGGCGCCGAGGAGCTGCTCGCCCACCCCTGGGCGCGCCTGCACGTGGTGACCACGCGCTGCCGCGGCCCGCTCGCCAGCGAGCGCCGCGCGGTGCAGCTCGCCGGGCTCGCGCTCGCCGCCGCGGGAAACCTGCTCACCCGCAAGAGCCTCCCGCTGCAGATGCAGCGCGTGGTGTTCCACACCGCGGGGGACCAGAGCCCCTTCGCGGGACTGCGCGACCTGCCCACGGTGCACCTGCCGCTCACGGCCGCGAACCTGCGCCCCGCGCTGCTCGCCTCCGGCTCCATCCCGCTGGTGCTCGCGGGCGTGAGGGTGCCGGGCGCGCCGCCGGGCACCTACCGGGACGGAGGCGTGGTGGACTACCACCTGGACCTGCACTACGGCGCGGGCGAGGGGCTGGTGCTCTACCCGCACTTCTACCCGTACGTGGTGCCCGGCTGGTTCGACAAGAGCCTGCGCTGGCGGCGCGCGAGCGCGGCGAACTTTGCGCGCGCGCTCATCCTCGCGCCCTCCGCGGAGTTCGTCGCGCGGCTGCCCGGCGGCAAGATTCCGGACCGCGACGACTTCGTGCGCCTGAGCGACGCGGAGCGCCTGCGCGCCTGGCGCACGGTGCGCGCCGAGAGCGAGCGCCTGGGAGACGAGCTGCGCGAGCTGCTCGCGAAGGGCCGCCTCGCGGACGCGGTGCGCCCGCTCTGAAGACCGTCCGCTCTCCCCCCGGGAGAGGGACAGCGTGAGGGAAGTAGGCGAAGCTGCGGGCAATATGCGCCTCATGCCCCGCGCCCTCGCCCTTCTCGCGCTGCTCGCCCTCTCCCCGGCCCTCGCGCAGACGCCCTCTGCGAAGCCGCCTCCGCCGCCCTACGGGGTGAGCGCCGAGCGCACCGCGTACATCCGCTCGCACTACACGAAGTTCGAGTACCGCGTGCCGATGCGCGACGGCACGCGCCTCTTCACCGCGGTGTACGTGCCCAGCGATGCGGGCCCCGCGCGCCGCTACCCCTTCCTGCTCAACCGCACGCCCTACTCCGTCGCGCCCTATGGAGCCGACCGCTACCCCACGCGCCTGGGCCCCACGGCCGCGTACGAGCAGGAGGGCTTCATCTTCGTCTTCCAGGACGTGCGCGGCGCGCACATGTCCGAGGGCACCTTCGTCAACATGCGCCCGCACGAGCCGGGCAAGAGCGGCGCGCGCGGCGTGGACGAGAGCTCGGACACCTACGACACGATCGCGTGGCTGCTGCGCAACGTGCCCAACAACAACGGCCGCGCCGGGCAGTGGGGCATCTCGTATCCGGGCTTCTACACCTCGGCGGGCGCCATCGACTCGCACCCCGCGCTCAAGGCCGTCTCGCCCCAGGCGCCCATCGCGGACTGGTTCTGGGACGACATGCACCGCCACGGCGCCTTCAACCTGGCGCTGGGCTTCGCCTTCTTCTCGGGCTTCGGGCTGCCGCGCCCCGCGCCCACCGCGAGCGAGACCCCGCCGCACTTCGACTTCGGCACCCCGGACGGCTACCAGTTCTTCCTCGACCTGGGCCCGCTCTCCAACGCGGACACGCGCTACTTCAAGGGCAACGTGGCCTTCTGGAAGGACGTGGTGCAGCACCCCAACTACGACGCCTTCTGGCAGTCGCGAAACCTGCTGCCCCACCTGAAGAACATCCGCGCCGCGGTGATGGTGGTGGGCGGCTGGTACGACACCGAGGACCTCTACGGCCCGCTGCAGACCTACCGCGCCATCGAGAAGCAGAACCCCGGCATCACCAACACGCTGGTGATGGGCCCCTGGCCCCACGGCGGCTGGACGCGCACGGATGGCGCCGCGCTGGGCGACGCCGAGTTCGGCTTCCAGACCAACGCCGTCTACCAGGAGCTGGAGCTCGCCTTCTTCAAGGGATACCTCAAGCAGGGGGAGAAGGACGCGCCGAAGCCGGACATGCCCGAGGCCTTCGTCTTCGAGACGGGCGTGAACCGCTGGCGCCGCTTCGATGCCTGGCCTCCGCGCAACGTGCGCCCGCAGCGCCTGTACCTCGGCGCGAAGGGGGCGCTCGCGCTCGCCGCCCCCGCCGCCGGCCCCGAGGCCTTCGACGAGTACGTGAGCGACCCCGCCAAGCCCGTGCCCTACACCGAGGAACTCACCACGCGCTGGAGCAAGAACTACATGGCCGAGGACCAGCGCTTCGCCTCGCGCCGCCCGGACGTGCTGGTGTTCCAGACCGAGCCGCTCGAGCAGGACCTCACGCTCGCCGGGCCCCTGGAGGCGGACCTCTGGGTGTCCACCAGCGGCACGGACGCGGACTGGGTGGTGAAGCTGGTGGACGTGAACCCCGGCGTGATGCCCGGCTGGAGCAAGGCGGACGAGGACGCGGGGAAGCCGAACCGCGGCGGGCAGCAGACGCTGGTGCGCGGCGAGCCCTTCCGCGGCCGCTTCCGCGACAGCTACAGCGAGCCCAAGCCCTTCGTGCCCAACGCGCCCACCCGCGTGCACTTCACGATGAACGACGTGTTCCACACCTTCCAGCGCGGCCACCGCGTGATGGTGCAGGTGCAGTCCAGCTGGTTCCCCTTCATCGACCGCAACCCGCAGACCTTCGTGCCCAACATCTTCGAGGCGAAGGAGGGGGACTTCGTGCGCGCCACCCACCGCGTGTACCGCAGCGCCGAGCACCCGAGCTTGCTGCAAGTGAACGTGCTGCCCGCGGTGGACGCGCCGTAGCGCGCCCCGGCTCAGCGCGGGGGAAGCGCCCAGTCCACCGGGCTGCGCCCCCGCGCCTGCAGCTCCGCGTTGGTGCGGCTGAAGGGCCGGCTGCCGAAGAAGCCGCCCTTCGCCGAGAGCGGCGAGGGGTGCACGCCCGTGAGCACCGCGTGGCGCTGGGCATCGATGAGCGGCAGCTTCTTCTGCGCGTAGCGGCCCCAGAGCAAGAACACGCAGGGCTCCGCCTTCGCGCTCACCGCGCGGATGACCGCATCCGTGAAGTGCTCCCAGCCGTGGCCCGCGTGGCTGTTCGCGCTGCCCTTGCGCACGGTGAGCACCGCGTTGAGCAGCAGCACGCCCTGCTGCGCCCACGGCACGAGGCTGCCGTCGCGCGGCGGCGGAGCGCCCACGTCCGCCTGCAGCTCCTTGAACATGTTGCGCAAGGAGGGGGGCGGCGGCACGCCGGGGGCCACCGAGAAGGCGAGCCCCTGCGCCTGTCCGGGCCCGTGGTACGGGTCCTGCCCGAGCAACAGCACCTTCACCTTCGCGTAGGGCGTGAGGCGCAGCGCCGTGAACACCTGCCCCTCGGGCGGGTACACCGTGTGCGCCGCGCGCTCCTTCGCCACGAACGCGCGCACCGCGGCGTACTCGGGTGAGTGCACGGTGTCGGCGAGTACTTCGCGCCAGTCCTTGGGAAGCGCTTCGGTCACGGAGGGGCTCCTGTGGATCGAGACTCGTGCAGGCAGTCCACGCGGTAGAGAGGGGCGCCGACGTCCTCGCTGCCCAGCAGGTAGCCGCTGCCATCCGGGAGCCAGGCCACGGCCTCTGCCTGGGGCTGCGAGGGGCCGGGCACCTCGCGCGGCGGGGCCTTCAGCACCTCCTCGAGGCGCGTGGCTCCCGGCCGCGACCACTCCCAGGCCCCGAAGTAGCCGCGCACGAGCAGCCGCGTGCCGTCCGGGCTGAGCGAGGCCGCGGTCGCCGCGCGCTGCGAGAACACGCGCGCCGGCAGCGTCGCCACCCGGCGCGCCCGGCCCAGCTTCTGCGAATCCAGCCCCTCCACCAGGTACACGTGCGCGAGCGCATCGAGCGGCTTCGTCAGCACGAACACCCTGCCGGACCGGGGCTCCACCACCAGCGCCTCCGCATCCTGCGGCCCGTCCTCGTACGCGAAGCGCTGCACGTGCACCTTGAGCGGCTGCGACTCGAGGCTCTCCGGCTCCGCGACGCGCAGCA from Aggregicoccus sp. 17bor-14 encodes the following:
- a CDS encoding DUF2378 family protein produces the protein MYPQSRSVEELRRSTPGPGEPELVFDHAVEGLFHVGLKGQVTPELRARLADAGLDLARPLLPTYRRADWNRFLQLTAELLWPHGSHEQAYHQLGRQLLVGYSRTLTGAAMLRLLRLIGPRRTLERMTQNFRAGCNYNLSQLTEVGPTEVLLWLNEPTLHPAYVAGVVDAALEHVGVARRDVSVHARDAQGCTYRVRWEA
- a CDS encoding DUF2378 family protein — translated: MHPQTQGNASPNASSGASSGTSSKRASLRPGEAELVFQHAVEGLFHVGLKGQVTPPLQARLKDAGLDLSRPLLPAYPRAAWNRFIQVTAETLWPDETPEQAYHQLGRQLLLGYSRTLMGGAIIRLLRLIGPRRTLDRMTQNFRSGGNYNLCKVTELGPREVLLWMNEPTLHPSYVAGIVDMVLELVGVAERSITVHARDEEGCTYRVRWEA
- a CDS encoding two-component regulator propeller domain-containing protein — its product is MASLLPSLVAAVLLALPAPQPPLQARALPSTSLPLLQRSWTQDEGLPQNGVAAVAQTQDGYLWVGTQEGLARFDGARWEVFDTARGLPCNDVLALYAEGARLWVGTEGCGLVRYEGGRFHALPTNPGGADDSVQAFLPAADGGLWVATDHGLAHRVGETFQYVEGLAQDDVSSLAQGPGGVLWVGTRSGGVVRLTPGGSNGSGAAPALERLGAAAGLGSLQVEALLADAQGVLWAGARDGLYRLAPGEARFTPVAALAGRKVSRLLEDSSGDLWVGTEDGGVLRRHAGQFAQAGSPALGRMFVSALYEDREHSLWVGTSPGGVHQLREARVQVLGTPEGLAHDVVWSVYEDRAGAVWLGTEDAGLHRLKDGQLTRYGEAQGVPNGIVFGLSEDREGGLWVATSQGAARFDGEHFRRYGTKDGLPSELVFYVHEDPRGDLWFGTDVALARLEAKSGRFTVYGAAAGISRNGVNHILDAPEGGLWLGTPAGLVRFDPGQDGGRVVESYGPKEGLAGRSVGALAQDRERPGVLWLGTEQGLVRLERGVLRSVGVKEGLFDPHILSVLDDGQGSLWLSSNHGIARVAKAELEEVLAGTRERVHSETFGRSDGLRAVECNSASRAASLRARDGALWFPTISGAVRIDPARQVRPLPTPPLVIEQVLSGGHPVEAQGGLSGEAPDIELHYAALTFVDPERVRYRYKLEGYDPDWVDAGSRRQAFYTNLPAGQYRFRVMLERAGGAGAQAAPVEATFAFRRRPRLLETPAFWGAALLALAGLVALAFRLRVRQLRERERELTERVEERTGELAEANRALIRVAEESAEIEESLRRLIEQLPIAVTVYVDERATYANDAALRLLGYERLRDLQGQPLHAHRLPEDEAEARERAPGVQEARLRRRDGSVAVVELSGVPLTFGGRAAYVSVARDVTQAQQMEARLRLSDRMASVGTLAAGVAHEINNPLAFVVSNLRYGAVELRAWEKALEAGRTLELDEVREVAQALDEACHGADRVKHIVKDLKTFSRGGETPSRIDLRPVLESSLSMANNEVRHRARLRKELGEVPYVMASEAKLGQVFLNLVVNAAQAIREGAADQNEISVRTSTDAAGRAVVEVRDSGCGIPPENLKLIFDPFFTTKPVGEGTGLGLSICHSIVTGLGGDIHVESRPGEGSLFRVVLPAATDEQPARPVPVPSAPGPRGRILVVDDEPLVAKSLVRLLGTEHHAEAVTSARTALERLVAGEHFDLVFCDVMMPEMSGRDFWEALGHVQPALQGRVVFVTGGAFTPEARRFLEQVAGRVVAKPFDPGEVKAVVRERLARRAA
- a CDS encoding patatin-like phospholipase family protein → MASSSLTLLAGPAALTLLRERSLRAEDVDVVPGASGGPKWLVLSGLDRMLFGELLQAPRTRPLHLIGSSIGSWRLACLAQKDPVAALDRFEAAYVEQRYPPKPSPALVTETSARILEQLLGPSGAEELLAHPWARLHVVTTRCRGPLASERRAVQLAGLALAAAGNLLTRKSLPLQMQRVVFHTAGDQSPFAGLRDLPTVHLPLTAANLRPALLASGSIPLVLAGVRVPGAPPGTYRDGGVVDYHLDLHYGAGEGLVLYPHFYPYVVPGWFDKSLRWRRASAANFARALILAPSAEFVARLPGGKIPDRDDFVRLSDAERLRAWRTVRAESERLGDELRELLAKGRLADAVRPL
- a CDS encoding CocE/NonD family hydrolase codes for the protein MRLMPRALALLALLALSPALAQTPSAKPPPPPYGVSAERTAYIRSHYTKFEYRVPMRDGTRLFTAVYVPSDAGPARRYPFLLNRTPYSVAPYGADRYPTRLGPTAAYEQEGFIFVFQDVRGAHMSEGTFVNMRPHEPGKSGARGVDESSDTYDTIAWLLRNVPNNNGRAGQWGISYPGFYTSAGAIDSHPALKAVSPQAPIADWFWDDMHRHGAFNLALGFAFFSGFGLPRPAPTASETPPHFDFGTPDGYQFFLDLGPLSNADTRYFKGNVAFWKDVVQHPNYDAFWQSRNLLPHLKNIRAAVMVVGGWYDTEDLYGPLQTYRAIEKQNPGITNTLVMGPWPHGGWTRTDGAALGDAEFGFQTNAVYQELELAFFKGYLKQGEKDAPKPDMPEAFVFETGVNRWRRFDAWPPRNVRPQRLYLGAKGALALAAPAAGPEAFDEYVSDPAKPVPYTEELTTRWSKNYMAEDQRFASRRPDVLVFQTEPLEQDLTLAGPLEADLWVSTSGTDADWVVKLVDVNPGVMPGWSKADEDAGKPNRGGQQTLVRGEPFRGRFRDSYSEPKPFVPNAPTRVHFTMNDVFHTFQRGHRVMVQVQSSWFPFIDRNPQTFVPNIFEAKEGDFVRATHRVYRSAEHPSLLQVNVLPAVDAP
- the ung gene encoding uracil-DNA glycosylase — its product is MTEALPKDWREVLADTVHSPEYAAVRAFVAKERAAHTVYPPEGQVFTALRLTPYAKVKVLLLGQDPYHGPGQAQGLAFSVAPGVPPPPSLRNMFKELQADVGAPPPRDGSLVPWAQQGVLLLNAVLTVRKGSANSHAGHGWEHFTDAVIRAVSAKAEPCVFLLWGRYAQKKLPLIDAQRHAVLTGVHPSPLSAKGGFFGSRPFSRTNAELQARGRSPVDWALPPR